From Microbacterium sp. LWH11-1.2, one genomic window encodes:
- a CDS encoding Rho termination factor N-terminal domain-containing protein — MPGRRNNSLKDPELYEELRDDGASKEKAARISNAAARDGRKAVGRRGGESGDYEDWTVPKLKKRAKELGLTGYSGKRKSELISALRNH; from the coding sequence ATGCCGGGCAGACGGAACAACTCTCTGAAGGATCCGGAACTCTACGAGGAGCTCCGCGATGACGGAGCATCCAAGGAGAAGGCCGCACGCATCTCGAACGCCGCGGCCAGAGACGGACGCAAGGCGGTCGGCCGCCGCGGCGGCGAGAGCGGCGACTACGAGGACTGGACCGTCCCCAAGTTGAAGAAGCGCGCCAAGGAGCTGGGCCTGACCGGCTACAGCGGGAAGCGGAAGTCCGAGCTCATCTCCGCCCTCCGGAATCACTGA
- a CDS encoding FBP domain-containing protein translates to MTSTSDRLARCGDHSESTSLMRPIDERAIRASFINASRKEVSDLHLPADFADIDFDKLDYLGWTDPKMPRRAYVVAWIDDAPVGVVLQRAEQRVLARAQCSWCEDVTLRNDVQLFVARKAGAAGRKGDAVGNLACAEFGCSRNVRVLPPLAYQGYDRELAREMRILRLQEHVTGFLREVAGTTA, encoded by the coding sequence GTGACCTCCACCTCCGATCGACTCGCCCGCTGCGGCGACCACTCCGAAAGCACCTCTCTCATGCGTCCCATCGACGAGCGCGCCATCCGCGCCTCCTTCATCAACGCCTCCCGCAAGGAGGTCTCCGACCTCCACCTGCCCGCCGACTTCGCGGACATCGACTTCGACAAGCTCGACTACCTCGGCTGGACCGATCCGAAGATGCCGCGCCGCGCCTACGTCGTGGCCTGGATCGACGATGCTCCCGTCGGCGTCGTGCTGCAGCGCGCCGAGCAGCGCGTGCTCGCCCGCGCGCAGTGCTCCTGGTGCGAGGACGTCACGCTCCGCAACGACGTGCAGCTGTTCGTGGCACGCAAGGCGGGCGCGGCCGGTCGCAAGGGCGACGCCGTCGGCAACCTCGCGTGCGCGGAGTTCGGATGCTCCCGCAACGTGCGGGTCCTGCCCCCGCTGGCGTACCAGGGCTACGACCGCGAGCTCGCGCGCGAGATGCGCATCCTGCGCCTGCAGGAGCACGTCACAGGGTTCCTGCGCGAGGTCGCGGGGACGACGGCCTAG
- a CDS encoding YbdK family carboxylate-amine ligase, producing the protein MARFGIEEEFLLLDQDALVPLAMAAGTRERFTRLRTGGSVTAEYLTSQLETATEPVDDRAEAETQLRHLRGLVGWHAQEQRAIAAATGHPFATTRTSIVSPSPHYDDVAFRLGHLSRDHEVNGLHVHVEIADDEERVRALNRIRGWLPVLLALTGNSPFANGLDTAFASWRSVLIHRLPSSWCPPRFHDLEDYRGRIRQLLDLDAIGETASLSWAVRLSERFPTVEVRVFDAQLEPEDSVLAAVLCRALLLSDDRSLRGDRLDAVDASLWTAARSGMEARIIDPTTGEAADAWAVVDRMRAASTPALQEFGDDDFVTERLERIRSDGTGATRQRRAVAHEGVHGLAALLRAGTPAPITEQDQAPTP; encoded by the coding sequence ATGGCGCGATTCGGCATCGAGGAGGAGTTCCTCCTTCTCGACCAAGACGCCCTCGTGCCCCTGGCGATGGCCGCGGGCACGCGGGAGCGCTTCACGCGGCTCCGCACCGGCGGCAGCGTCACGGCCGAGTACCTGACCTCGCAGCTCGAGACCGCCACCGAGCCGGTCGATGACCGTGCCGAGGCCGAGACGCAGCTGCGCCACCTGCGCGGCCTGGTCGGATGGCATGCGCAGGAGCAGCGGGCGATCGCCGCCGCCACCGGACATCCGTTCGCCACGACGCGGACGTCGATCGTCTCCCCCTCCCCGCACTACGACGATGTCGCCTTCCGTCTCGGGCATCTCAGCCGCGACCACGAGGTGAACGGTCTGCACGTCCACGTCGAGATCGCCGACGACGAGGAGCGGGTCCGCGCGCTCAACCGGATCCGCGGCTGGCTCCCCGTGCTGCTGGCCCTCACCGGCAACAGTCCCTTCGCCAACGGCCTCGACACGGCGTTCGCCAGCTGGCGGAGCGTGCTGATCCACCGTCTCCCCTCGTCCTGGTGCCCGCCCCGGTTCCACGACCTCGAGGACTACCGTGGCCGCATCCGGCAGCTCCTCGACCTGGATGCGATCGGCGAGACGGCGTCGCTGTCCTGGGCCGTGCGGCTGTCGGAGCGCTTCCCGACGGTCGAGGTCCGGGTGTTCGACGCGCAGCTGGAGCCCGAGGACTCCGTGCTCGCCGCCGTGCTCTGCCGCGCCCTCCTGCTCTCGGACGACCGCTCCCTGCGGGGCGACCGACTCGACGCGGTCGATGCGTCGCTGTGGACGGCCGCGCGCTCCGGCATGGAGGCACGCATCATCGATCCCACGACGGGCGAGGCCGCCGATGCCTGGGCCGTCGTCGATCGGATGCGGGCAGCGAGCACGCCCGCGCTCCAGGAGTTCGGCGACGACGACTTCGTCACCGAACGGCTCGAGCGCATCCGCAGCGACGGCACCGGCGCGACGCGGCAGCGACGTGCGGTCGCACACGAGGGCGTGCACGGACTGGCCGCGCTCCTCCGGGCGGGGACCCCGGCCCCGATCACCGAACAGGACCAGGCGCCGACCCCGTGA
- a CDS encoding MFS transporter: MASFAPVQRLVISIAVLASFVTFLDGTVVNVALPAISREIGGGITTQQWVVDAYLITLSALILLAGSVSDAYGRVLVMRIGLIAFGVASIAVAAAFDPLTLIIARAAQGAAGALLVPSSLALITATMRAEVQARAIGVWTAFTTGAMLVGPLLGGLFVDFLSWRFVFLINVVPIAITLLLLARLHLPEHERTVRVDWWSGALCALGLGAVVFALIEQPNLGWQSPAIWLPALIGAGLFVLFLLRQRTSSTPLMPLWLFRVRDFGWGNLATLFVYAALSLNGFVVGVYLQQGAGLSATAAGLASLPMTILMILLSSRAGAWAGRWGPRIFMTVGPIVMAGGALLLLTVGADFDYWWQVLPAMIVMGLGLSLTVAPLTAAILGAIDEKHSGIASAVNNAVSRVAGLLVVAMLSTIVGGALDLGGFHNAAWVTASLLVLGGVVSWIGIRRNPVEQRAAEQSTGE, translated from the coding sequence GTGGCATCCTTCGCCCCTGTTCAGCGTCTCGTGATCTCGATCGCGGTGCTCGCCTCCTTCGTCACCTTCCTCGACGGCACGGTCGTCAACGTCGCGCTGCCGGCGATCAGCCGCGAGATCGGCGGTGGCATCACGACTCAGCAGTGGGTGGTCGACGCCTACCTGATCACGCTGAGCGCGCTCATCCTCCTGGCCGGCTCCGTGTCGGACGCCTACGGTCGCGTGCTGGTGATGCGCATCGGGCTGATCGCGTTCGGAGTGGCCTCGATCGCGGTGGCCGCGGCGTTCGATCCGCTGACGCTCATCATCGCCCGCGCGGCGCAGGGCGCGGCGGGAGCGCTCCTCGTTCCGAGCTCGCTCGCGCTGATCACGGCCACGATGCGCGCCGAGGTGCAGGCCAGGGCGATCGGGGTGTGGACGGCGTTCACGACCGGCGCCATGCTCGTCGGTCCGCTGCTCGGCGGCCTCTTCGTCGACTTCCTCTCCTGGCGCTTCGTCTTCCTCATCAACGTCGTCCCGATCGCCATCACGCTTCTCCTGCTCGCCCGCCTGCACCTGCCGGAGCATGAGCGCACGGTGCGGGTCGACTGGTGGAGCGGCGCGCTGTGCGCCCTCGGCCTCGGCGCAGTGGTGTTCGCGCTCATCGAGCAGCCGAACCTCGGCTGGCAGTCCCCCGCGATCTGGCTCCCCGCCCTGATCGGTGCCGGGCTGTTCGTCCTGTTCCTGCTGCGTCAGCGCACCTCCTCCACGCCACTGATGCCGCTCTGGCTCTTCCGCGTGCGCGACTTCGGCTGGGGGAACCTGGCGACGCTCTTCGTCTACGCCGCCCTCTCGCTCAACGGCTTCGTCGTCGGCGTGTACCTGCAGCAGGGCGCGGGGCTCAGCGCCACGGCCGCCGGTCTCGCCAGCCTCCCCATGACGATCCTGATGATCCTGCTCAGCTCGCGCGCGGGAGCGTGGGCCGGGCGCTGGGGCCCGCGCATCTTCATGACGGTCGGCCCGATCGTGATGGCCGGAGGCGCCCTGCTGCTGCTCACGGTCGGCGCGGACTTCGACTACTGGTGGCAGGTGCTCCCGGCGATGATCGTGATGGGGCTCGGGCTGTCCCTCACGGTCGCTCCGCTCACCGCGGCGATCCTCGGCGCGATCGATGAGAAGCACTCCGGCATCGCCTCGGCGGTGAACAACGCGGTGTCGCGCGTCGCGGGCCTGCTCGTGGTGGCGATGCTGTCGACGATCGTCGGCGGGGCGCTCGACCTCGGCGGCTTCCACAACGCCGCCTGGGTCACCGCGTCACTGCTGGTGCTCGGCGGCGTCGTGTCGTGGATCGGGATCCGTCGGAACCCGGTCGAGCAACGCGCCGCCGAACAGAGCACGGGCGAGTAA
- a CDS encoding LLM class flavin-dependent oxidoreductase, whose translation MSRAPLVFAAGVFYPGGEHITGWRSPGAEPDSYLGLDYWTRFAQTAEDGRFATLFLADELYVWDRFRSGIEHGTNVRLEPFTLLSALSQRTKNIGLAATVSTTYNEPYHVARKLASLDHLSGGRAAWNLVTSASDEEARNFGRDAHLEHGIRYARGEEFVDVVNGLWDGWDDDAFLFDKASGRYADRAKLHVLQHRGEHFSVRGPLNIPRPVQGHPPLFQAGASEAGRALAGKTADAVFTLGGGSLASGQGLYDDYRRRAVAAGREADDLKVLPWFSPIIGDSPAEAEERFRELAELTPERVQVDLLGHYLGVDLGERDVDEPFTFDFDVESFNQSKSGYQAIADLLAQRPYTLRELAWDVLRKRFTVGTPDTLAAHLIERYEQRAADGFILMAPTLPDTLDRFVEHIVPRLTDHGIYPSEYAGSTLRENLGLERPAGRYAA comes from the coding sequence ATGAGCCGCGCGCCGCTCGTCTTCGCCGCCGGCGTGTTCTATCCGGGTGGTGAGCACATCACCGGATGGCGCTCGCCGGGGGCCGAGCCGGACTCCTATCTCGGCCTCGACTACTGGACGCGCTTCGCGCAGACGGCGGAGGACGGGCGCTTCGCCACGCTGTTCCTGGCCGATGAGCTGTACGTCTGGGACCGCTTCCGCTCCGGCATCGAGCACGGCACCAACGTGCGCCTCGAGCCCTTCACGCTCCTCAGCGCGCTCTCGCAGCGCACGAAGAACATCGGTCTCGCGGCGACCGTGTCGACCACGTACAACGAGCCGTACCACGTGGCCCGCAAGCTCGCCTCGCTCGACCACCTCAGCGGCGGACGCGCGGCCTGGAACCTCGTCACGAGCGCGAGCGACGAGGAGGCCCGCAACTTCGGGCGCGACGCCCACCTCGAGCACGGCATCCGCTATGCCCGCGGCGAGGAGTTCGTCGATGTCGTGAACGGCCTCTGGGACGGATGGGACGACGACGCCTTCCTGTTCGACAAGGCTTCCGGACGCTACGCTGACCGGGCCAAGCTGCACGTCCTGCAGCACCGCGGCGAGCACTTCTCGGTGCGCGGACCGCTCAACATCCCGCGACCGGTGCAGGGGCATCCGCCGCTCTTCCAGGCCGGAGCATCGGAAGCAGGCCGTGCACTGGCGGGGAAGACCGCGGATGCCGTCTTCACGCTCGGCGGCGGATCGCTCGCCTCCGGGCAGGGGCTGTACGACGACTACCGGCGACGAGCGGTCGCCGCCGGACGCGAGGCGGACGACCTCAAGGTGCTGCCGTGGTTCTCGCCCATCATCGGCGACAGTCCCGCCGAGGCCGAGGAGAGGTTCCGCGAGCTCGCCGAGCTCACACCCGAACGCGTGCAGGTCGACCTGCTCGGGCACTACCTGGGCGTGGACCTCGGGGAACGCGACGTGGACGAGCCGTTCACATTCGACTTCGACGTCGAGAGCTTCAACCAGTCGAAGTCGGGATACCAGGCGATCGCCGACCTGCTCGCCCAGCGCCCCTACACGCTGCGCGAACTCGCCTGGGACGTGCTGCGGAAGCGGTTCACGGTCGGCACCCCCGACACGCTCGCCGCGCACCTCATCGAGCGCTACGAGCAGCGCGCCGCCGACGGCTTCATCCTGATGGCGCCGACCCTGCCCGACACCCTCGACCGCTTCGTCGAGCACATCGTGCCGCGGCTCACCGACCACGGCATCTACCCGAGCGAGTACGCGGGCAGCACGCTGCGGGAGAACCTCGGACTCGAGCGACCCGCCGGAAGGTACGCCGCATGA
- a CDS encoding endo alpha-1,4 polygalactosaminidase codes for MLRRPSSARTPRAALAALAVGILLGLTGCTAATGAPAASAPPTDWSLPPAGAVVDYQLGGAYAPAAEVAVVGRDRAADPAPGIYSVCYVNGFQTQPGELDAWDADLLLHRDGDVVFDPDWPDEALLDTATPENRERIAAQVVPWIDGCADAGFDAVEFDNLDTYTRSDEALSLEDNLALAAVLVDAAHRAGLAAGQKNSAEDAAALHEQAGFDFAVAEECAAYEECRAYTAVYGDAVIDVEYSDELPRTFAEMCADEDSPASMVLRDRDLLTPADEGHVFETCPD; via the coding sequence GTGCTCCGTCGCCCCTCCTCCGCCCGGACGCCGCGGGCCGCGCTGGCCGCGCTGGCGGTCGGCATCCTGCTCGGACTCACGGGCTGCACCGCCGCGACCGGCGCCCCCGCGGCATCCGCTCCGCCCACCGACTGGTCGCTCCCTCCCGCGGGAGCCGTGGTCGACTATCAGCTCGGCGGCGCCTACGCGCCCGCCGCAGAGGTCGCCGTCGTCGGGCGCGACCGCGCAGCCGATCCCGCTCCCGGCATCTACTCGGTCTGCTACGTGAACGGCTTCCAGACCCAGCCCGGCGAGCTCGACGCCTGGGATGCCGATCTGCTGCTGCACCGCGACGGCGACGTCGTGTTCGACCCGGACTGGCCGGATGAGGCGCTGCTCGACACGGCGACCCCGGAGAATCGTGAGCGCATCGCCGCACAGGTCGTCCCCTGGATCGACGGCTGCGCGGATGCCGGATTCGACGCGGTCGAGTTCGACAATCTCGACACCTACACGCGCTCGGACGAGGCGCTATCCCTCGAGGACAACCTGGCGCTCGCCGCTGTTCTCGTCGACGCCGCGCACCGCGCCGGTCTCGCCGCGGGGCAGAAGAACTCCGCCGAGGATGCCGCCGCACTGCACGAGCAGGCGGGATTCGACTTCGCCGTCGCGGAGGAATGCGCGGCCTACGAGGAATGTCGCGCGTACACCGCGGTCTACGGGGATGCCGTGATCGACGTCGAGTACTCCGACGAGCTGCCGCGGACGTTCGCCGAGATGTGCGCCGACGAGGATTCCCCCGCGTCGATGGTGCTGCGCGACCGCGACCTGCTCACCCCTGCGGACGAGGGCCACGTGTTCGAGACCTGCCCGGACTGA
- a CDS encoding DUF899 family protein has protein sequence MSTAQTPLPPVVDAETWQRELDALRVREKAATRELDAIAAQRRRLPMVRVPDYTLMGADGPVRLADVFGEQSQLIVYNHMWSDGNEWQCPGCTGFTSQFTRLDFLDRYYDARFVIVTNGPIDEAVAYRDRVGNRMEWYSSADSTFGSDVDAPPDGGFAVNVFLRDGDTVYRTWHTNGRGTERFSHLQALVDVLPYGRQEVWEDSPEGWPQHGTYDQGMGSKEVAQLYGAGS, from the coding sequence GTGAGCACTGCCCAGACGCCCCTTCCGCCCGTCGTCGACGCCGAGACCTGGCAGCGCGAGCTCGATGCGCTGCGGGTGCGCGAGAAGGCCGCCACCCGCGAGCTCGACGCCATCGCGGCGCAGCGACGACGCCTGCCGATGGTGCGGGTGCCGGACTACACGCTCATGGGCGCCGACGGCCCGGTGCGGCTCGCCGACGTCTTCGGCGAGCAGTCGCAGCTCATCGTCTACAACCACATGTGGTCCGACGGCAACGAGTGGCAGTGCCCTGGCTGCACCGGGTTCACCTCGCAGTTCACGCGCCTGGACTTCCTCGACCGCTACTACGACGCGCGCTTCGTGATCGTCACGAACGGCCCGATCGACGAGGCCGTCGCCTATCGCGACCGGGTGGGGAACCGCATGGAGTGGTACTCGAGCGCCGACAGCACGTTCGGCTCCGACGTCGACGCGCCGCCGGACGGCGGGTTCGCGGTGAACGTGTTCCTGCGCGACGGCGACACCGTCTACCGCACCTGGCACACGAACGGGCGAGGCACCGAGCGCTTCAGTCACCTGCAGGCGCTCGTCGACGTGCTCCCGTACGGTCGGCAGGAGGTGTGGGAGGACTCGCCGGAGGGCTGGCCGCAGCACGGGACCTACGATCAGGGCATGGGGTCGAAAGAGGTCGCGCAGCTGTACGGCGCCGGAAGCTGA
- a CDS encoding CsbD family protein: MSAADDIKNAAEKAAGKAKEGLGKVTDNERLEAEGKADQVKASAKQAGENVKDAAKTAFDK; this comes from the coding sequence ATGAGTGCCGCAGATGACATCAAGAACGCCGCCGAGAAGGCCGCCGGCAAGGCGAAGGAAGGCCTCGGCAAGGTCACGGACAACGAGCGGCTCGAAGCCGAGGGCAAGGCCGACCAGGTCAAGGCCTCAGCCAAGCAGGCCGGCGAGAACGTGAAGGACGCCGCCAAGACGGCTTTCGACAAGTGA
- a CDS encoding NADPH-dependent FMN reductase, translating into MTIYNVGFLVGSISSTSINRRLSRALVKLAPQADLTLTEIPIADLPFYSADHDAAIPAEAAEFKKGIEASDAIILVTPEYNRSVPGVLKNALDTASRPWGQNSFAGKPSAVIGGSIGPIGTAVAQQQLRSILSFLASPELAQPEAYIHMRDGLFTEDGEVTDDSTVEFLVSWLKAVHTHIAKTLSPVT; encoded by the coding sequence ATGACCATCTACAACGTCGGCTTCCTCGTCGGCAGCATCTCCTCGACCTCGATCAACCGCCGGCTCTCGCGCGCCCTGGTGAAGCTCGCGCCGCAGGCCGATCTGACGCTCACCGAGATCCCGATCGCCGACCTCCCGTTCTACTCCGCGGATCACGATGCCGCGATCCCGGCCGAGGCGGCCGAGTTCAAGAAGGGCATCGAGGCGTCCGACGCGATCATCCTCGTGACGCCGGAGTACAACCGGTCGGTCCCCGGTGTGCTGAAGAACGCGCTCGACACCGCGAGCCGTCCGTGGGGTCAGAACAGCTTCGCCGGCAAGCCGTCCGCCGTCATCGGAGGCTCGATCGGACCGATCGGCACGGCCGTCGCCCAGCAGCAGCTGCGCTCGATCCTGTCGTTCCTCGCCTCGCCCGAGCTCGCGCAGCCCGAGGCGTACATCCACATGCGCGACGGACTGTTCACGGAGGACGGCGAGGTCACCGATGACTCGACCGTCGAGTTCCTCGTCTCCTGGCTGAAGGCCGTGCACACGCACATCGCGAAGACGCTCAGCCCCGTCACCTGA
- a CDS encoding NtaA/DmoA family FMN-dependent monooxygenase (This protein belongs to a clade of FMN-dependent monooxygenases, within a broader family of flavin-dependent oxidoreductases, the luciferase-like monooxygenase (LMM) family, some of whose members use coenzyme F420 rather than FMN.), which yields MTRRLLLGAFLFHPGGSHVSGWRHETAEPHRHVDIDYYAEFAETAERGVFDTIFLADGLYFWDRFPSGVDHYGQTRLEPLTLLSALAARTSRIGLAATVSTSYNEPYHAARAIASLDHISEGRAAWNLVTSRYPEEARNFGGDAHLDHALRYERGAEFVDVVQQLWDSWADDAILADRASGLFADPDRLQTAEHRGAHFAVRGPLNVSRPPQGYPVLFQAGGSEAGQELAAATADAVFARSLPLAEAQRFYAGLKARVVAHGRDADDLAILPQLRPVVAETGEEARAIADGLLASTPDAIVVEDVAHSIGQALPDDPDAVIAVARDTDSDIANESKSPNRELARLQSGERLTPRQLYAESFWESVTVGSAREIADDVQERFENGAADGFVVQALTQPQGFRDFVDLVVPELQRRGLTRTAYEESTLRERLGLARPARRAAETVG from the coding sequence ATGACCCGTCGACTGCTCCTCGGAGCCTTCCTGTTCCACCCCGGCGGATCGCATGTCTCGGGCTGGCGCCACGAGACGGCGGAGCCGCATCGGCACGTCGACATCGACTACTACGCTGAGTTCGCGGAGACCGCCGAGCGGGGCGTGTTCGACACGATCTTCCTCGCGGACGGCCTGTACTTCTGGGACCGCTTCCCCTCGGGCGTCGACCATTACGGACAGACCCGGCTGGAGCCGCTGACCCTGCTGTCGGCGCTCGCCGCGCGCACCAGCCGCATCGGCCTCGCCGCCACCGTGTCGACCAGCTACAACGAGCCGTATCACGCGGCACGGGCGATCGCCTCGCTCGACCACATCAGCGAAGGCCGCGCGGCCTGGAACCTCGTCACGTCCCGCTACCCCGAGGAGGCGCGCAACTTCGGCGGCGACGCGCACCTCGATCATGCCCTGCGCTACGAGCGGGGTGCCGAGTTCGTCGACGTCGTGCAGCAGCTCTGGGACAGCTGGGCCGACGACGCGATCCTGGCCGACCGGGCGAGCGGGCTGTTCGCCGACCCCGACAGGCTGCAGACGGCCGAGCACCGCGGCGCGCATTTCGCGGTGCGCGGCCCGCTCAACGTGAGCCGTCCGCCGCAGGGGTACCCCGTCCTGTTCCAGGCGGGGGGATCGGAGGCAGGGCAGGAGCTCGCCGCGGCCACAGCGGATGCCGTCTTCGCCCGCTCCCTGCCCCTCGCCGAGGCGCAGCGCTTCTACGCGGGGCTCAAGGCACGCGTCGTCGCGCACGGTCGGGATGCCGACGACCTCGCGATCCTGCCACAGCTGCGACCGGTCGTCGCGGAGACCGGGGAGGAGGCTCGCGCGATCGCCGACGGCCTCCTCGCCTCGACGCCCGACGCGATCGTCGTCGAGGACGTGGCGCACTCCATCGGGCAGGCGCTGCCCGATGATCCGGATGCCGTGATCGCCGTCGCCCGCGACACCGACAGCGACATCGCGAACGAGTCGAAGTCGCCGAACCGCGAGCTGGCCCGCCTGCAGTCGGGGGAGCGACTCACGCCCCGTCAGCTCTACGCGGAGTCGTTCTGGGAATCGGTCACGGTCGGAAGCGCCCGCGAGATCGCGGACGACGTGCAGGAGCGCTTCGAGAACGGCGCGGCCGACGGCTTCGTCGTGCAGGCCCTCACGCAGCCGCAGGGGTTCCGCGACTTCGTCGACCTCGTCGTGCCGGAGCTGCAGCGCCGCGGGCTCACGCGCACCGCATACGAGGAGAGCACCCTGCGCGAGCGCCTGGGTCTCGCGCGCCCCGCCCGCCGTGCGGCGGAGACGGTGGGCTGA